The Engystomops pustulosus chromosome 9, aEngPut4.maternal, whole genome shotgun sequence genome includes a window with the following:
- the NXT2 gene encoding NTF2-related export protein 2: MASNDFRTDVDLASRAAEEFVSLYYETIDKRRRQLTKLYMDTATLVWNGNPISGQNALIEFFEMLPSSEFSVNMFDCQPVHEMATQGQKTVLVVAHGSVKFEGNKHHYFNQIFLLTLHTTPSNSVWKIASDCFRFQDWASS; the protein is encoded by the exons ATGGCTTCTAAT GATTTCCGGACAGATGTGGATCTTGCATCTCGAGCTGCTGAAGAGTTTGTGAGTCTGTATTATGAAACCATTGACAAGAGGAGAAGG cAACTCACAAAACTGTATATGGATACTGCAACCCTGGTGTGGAATGGCAATCCCATTTCTGGACAGAATGCTCTGATCGAATTTTTTGAAATGTTACCATCAAGTGAATTCTCGGTGAACATGTTCGATTGTCAGCCCGTACACG AAATGGCCACTCAGGGACAGAAGACTGTGCTGGTGGTAGCACATGGATCTGTGAAGTTTGAAGGCAATAAACATCACTACTTCAATCAAATTTTCCTCCTGACGCTGCACACCACGCCATCCAACAGCGTATGGAAGATCGCAAGCGACTGCTTTCGTTTTCAGGATTGGGCCAGCTCGTAA